Sequence from the Fusarium oxysporum Fo47 chromosome VI, complete sequence genome:
GTTTGTTAGCGCCGTTGCCCCTTAAGTTGCCCCCACATGGCTTGACCGCGCTACCGTATTAATACGGACAGCGATCCACTATCTGTACGCAACCACGTGCTCACCAAATACAGGTATTCTAAGTCTCTCAGCACCAGTCATAATATCACGCGCAGTATACGACTTGAGTTATGTGAATTCTGACACTCCTATGTGAATTGGTCAGCAGCACAATTCAGGTGGAGTAATTAACATATCCATTATGAAAGCAAGGCTGGCAGAAGTCTAATTCTTTGAGTATAAGATCATGCAATCAACCCACGTATTAACTGACCCATCAAGCAACAAATAAATCAAGTTTCTTCACATACCTACTAAAATCCAACACcaccttattataattatcaTGTCTTTGCCGAAAACTACAAAGGGTTGGGCGGTCGTGGGCCAGGGCAGCTTTGACAACCTCAAGTTTGACACCCAACAGCCTCTCCCTGAGCTCTCTGACAACGAAGTGCTGGTCAAGTTCCATGCAGCTTCTCTCAACTTCCGCGATATCATGATTGCCCAGGTAAATAAGCATTCTCTACTATCATCAGCCTGACTAACTCGCTCAGGGCACTTATCCTTTCGATGTCAAGGCAAACATCATTCCAGGCTCCGATGGTGCTGGAGAGGTCGTGGCTATTGGAAACAAGGTCACCCGCTTTCAGGAAGGTTCCAAGGTTATGACGTTGTTCATGCAAGCGTATTTTGGTGGACCGCTGACCCCAAAGGTCTTGGGATCGGCCGTAGGTGGCTCTGTTGATGGCACTATGCGGGAGTACGGTGTCTTTAACGAGAATGGACTTGTGGATATGCCAAAGAACCTCAGTTATCTGGAGGCTGCAACGCTGCCTTGCAGCGCCCTCACGGCGTGGAATGCTCTCTACGGGCTGAGGGCAGTCCTTCCTGGCGACTGGGTCTTGACACAGGGTACTGGTGGCGTCAGTATCTCTGCTCTGCAGTTTGCAAAGGCTGCGGGTGCTCGAGTTGTTGCCACGACTTCCTCTACAGCCAAGGCCCAGAAGCTGAGGGAGCTCGGAGCTGATCATGTCATCAATTACAAGGAGATTCCGAACTGGGGGGAGGAGGCCAAGAGGCTCACCGAAGGCGGTGTTGACCATGTCCTCGAGGTTGGGGGCGCGCACACTATCACGGAAAGCCTTAAAGCTGTTAATATTGGCGGCTATGTCACCATCATTGGTTGGATTGCTGGACCGGGAGAGACCGGACCAAGCTTCCCTCAGATCCTGTCCAGCATGGCTGTCGTCAGGGGAATCGTCGTCGGGAGCCGAGATCAATTCGAAACAATGGTACGTTCTTGAACAATGGTTTTCCTCCCTGCCCCTTTCGCTGGCTTTTCATTTCGTGGTTACTGACTTGACAAGATTCGTGCAATTGAGGCTTCCGACATTCAACCCGTTCTCGACCAACAGATCTTTAAGctcgaggagctcaaggagtAAGTCAAACATGTACCATCACGACTTAGGAGCCAGGCTAACTAATTTAAGTGCTTACCAGTACCTGGTAGACCAAAAGCATTTTGGCAAAGTTGTAATTAAGATTGAGTAgtaatagtttatattagtttattacttTCTTAGTAATTTAACTATTATACTAAATTAgaagtatatttattaaccttatgattaacttatatacttaatagtattatgacttttaaataattttaagtctttttttaatttaatatttctttcttataATACTGATATCTATATTGTTATAAAACCTTTAGTTAACCTTTTTTTGtcttataatagttataataagtatattaagaTGAGAAGTCTAGCCTTTCTAATAGGGTTAAATAGATgtttataatattaaatatacaGAGATAAAATCCCTTTAAGAacttatttttttaatactttttattatttaaaattttcttttttttatatttaatattatgAGCctaattatttaattctttatcttataataataactttattttaattaaacttaattagtaattatatctaacttataattaaaaatactaaaagttattctttttattattatcctagtaattatattatatataccttatattttctactaattatataaggattACTCTTCTCGGTGGCAATCCTCTCCTATTAGATTACTTAGattataaattactatagattataaattactatagatTATATCTAATCCCTATAGATCTATCTCTTAGATtgtatttatattatactaagcTATATAGCTAACCttagtatatagaatatatctattagcacttttataaaacttagcttagtagctattaataagacttctttatattaataagcctaatatgtactacttatttattaagagatttaataactaatatttACCTAGTATAATACCCTATACAATCtgcaaatataaacctagtatggacGAATTACTTAGCCGTTGTACTTCCTATTCAGCTCCCAAAGAATATCAATCAACTCAACCTTCCCTACTATAGTCTTCTCATCATAGCCATATTCCTCCGCAATTAGTCCGCCAGGTAAAGATGCTTCTATAATCTCCATAAAATCCGGAATACAGTGCTCTGGAAAAAGTTGCCTAAGTAAAGCTTTTAAGTCTTCGCCTTGGGCAAGTACAAGCTCAGCCTTTTTCCCAGTCACCTCCTCAAAGGCATCCCTCAGATCGTTTGAGCTGTACGGACGAGGGCCCAATATCTTGAGACGCTGAAAGCTGGGATTTCCAGAGTCTGTAAGTAGATACTTGGCGCATGTTTCGCCAACATCCGTGATACTGACCATTGGAATTTTATAATCTGCTGGGGCAATCCAAGAGGCGATGCTTGGAGGGTCCCCTAATGGCGCTTGGAAGATATACTTAAACTCTTCCAGGAAATGGGTACACTGAAGAATGGTGACATCAGGTACAGCGTCTTTGAGTATTTGATCCGTCTCATGGTTGAGGCATGCGAGGCCCTGTGTTTAAACGTCAGCGACTTGCCAGAGTCTTAACTTCTGCTACTTACAACACCACGATCATGTTGAGATCCTAGACCGGACAAGATGACAAGTCTCTTGACGCTTGCGCGGTGCAATGCATCTTTGACATTAGTAGCTGTCTGTCTCGCCCAATCGGCCAGGTCCATATTTTTTTCATATGTCGGCGGTGGCACATACAAGACTGCGTCAGAGCCGGTGAAGTCAAGAACATCTCcaatctcaacatctcctTTGACGGCCTCGAAATTATAGGTGTTGGTGTACTCAGCAGGAGATTTCGAGGTGTCACGGTAGATGCCGCGGACTAAAGGCTTCTCTGAGGAGGCTAGAAGCCACCGAATTGTCTCTGTGCCGACTCTGGTCGAGGCGGGGACAACAGTGATATGGGGGGCCATGTTCACAGGATGATATATCGCTACTTTCTGTATGATTCCCTTAGCCACTTCTGTCGACGAGCAGCATATAGGCTGGGCGAGAGGGAGGAGTGCTCAAGTTAAATAGTTTGCCACGTCAGCGATCGTGGCATTTCCGCCTGCTCTTAATTGAAGGTATTCAATCTCCCTGCACCCTGTGAGCCTATACTACAGTACTGAGCACTGGCAGCCTCCTCTCCTTAGACTAGGTACTCCGGATACTTAAAGGGACCTGTACCTGTGGGCCTAAATTGCTTAGGGGTcaattataaagcttaataaaCGAATTCATTACTTACAAAGTACACTTATGTACCTCAATGTTCCCCTCTTGGCCCTGAAAGAGTGCACGGTATCATGGAAAAGAAGCTCCAAGTGCTCAATACTGTATCACTTTGTGACAGCTTCTATTGGTCCAGCATTTAATAGGTGAGCTCACTGGCGTTTTGTGGCTACAGTGGTGCTCTCTTGACAGCAGTTTTTGACACTGGCCACCTATGCAGTTTTTGTAAATACGACTAAAATATTAGTAGTTACATCTGAAAATGATGTATAAACACTGGAATGGCGGATATAACCTTAAGTGCTCCGTTAATCCACGGAAAGGGCAGAAACATATAACCCAGGATTATTATAACAAGAACATCACCAATTACACGGCTAATAagactttttcttcttcagtaTATTTATGgcttttaaatataattaattaaataacttttaaactttagctattttaggtTTAGTTTGAATTATgtataagcttttaaaaacTGGCTTTTAAGATGTAAATTAAGCTGAAGTACTTGTATGGGGCACTTGCTTATTAACCAcgctataaataataactaaaatataaagagatagttattaataaaatatatctataattaAAACACTAAAAGTTCtgtaattaatttaaaatacACACTTAGTAATTATACAGTCTGGTTATAAGCTTGCTTACTATAACAGCTGTCATAAGTATATCTATTTCCAGAATCACTCTTAAAGTTGTTTTAAACCAGAGCCTTTGCCCCTCACGTTCACGCAAAACCAGCGCTAGCAACCCTTATTGCAGTAGCCAGGTCATTCTGTTCCATCCCGCCACCCACTTGGGTACACTATCAACCTTCGCGTACTTGATCTCTCCACTGCCCGGTCGGTAATACGTAACATCGTTGTTGTCCGGCTTCACCTGAATGTTGCCTCTAGCGTACCGCCAGATCACGAGTTTGAATTCTTGCCGTAAACCCAGCCTGCTCCCGCTTGTCTATAATGAACTCCTAGTCGGCCCAACGAAGATCCATCGTCCAGAGGGCACATTCGATGAGTACGAGACACGGTGCATCTCAGTACCCTCTGCGTCCTTCAGCACGATTACACCATCACGAGTATTCGCAACGTAGACCTCGGGGTTGACGAGCGCCGAACGAATCCATACGCCGCTTGCCTGTCCAGGAGTCACGGGTATAGTGGGCGTGACGGGCGGCGAGGCATTAATGAAGTCGTGGAGCATAACCGTCGCGTCGCCACTTGCCGGATTTCCATTGTTGTCTGTTTCAGACGCCCGCCCGGCAAATGCGATAAAAAAGTACTTCCACATGCCATCAGGTGACTGCATGACGGTACCACCATCCTTGCTGCGTCCATTCTCACTGTACCAATCGCGGCTTCAGGAGTAGTTCCCCTAGTTCATGTGTACTTGGTGAATGGATCCGTGGCCGATAGCTCTCCCCAGACGAACAGCGTCGACCTCTCGAAGTCCGCTGAGTCGGCTTGAAAGAAGGCATCCAGGTCATCAGTAATATCATTGTTTGGCCCTTCTACGTTTGTATCGTGGATAGTACCAGCATGAATATTCAGGAAGCCATCACGGAAAAAGTCGAGGCGTGGGGGGTTCTGGTGGTAGCTGAACCCGCCAATATTCTCGAGGGCCTGAATAATACGGTGTCCGAATTGTGCCTCGTTTGTCAGCTTGTCAGTCCAGAAAATAAGGCGCTGGTCGATAGTGTCTCTAGATCGAACGCTGATCTCAATTTTGTGGCGACCATTGCCATCTGCGAAGCTGAGTGTGCCATGGGGACTCCTAAGGTCCCCGCCTCGGGCTTCACTCGTGTTCCATTCGACGGGTCTGGCCTTCCAGACGACATAAGGGTGACTTAAAGGCATGGAAAGGTGTGAGAAAGTGTTAAGGATCTAGTGAGCCGTGCTTAATGATGAGTGTTTGGAGCCGAATGGCCTGGCTTATATACCCTACCGGTTACAACATGGAAGACCGTCGCTCGCCAACGGAGCAGACCTGCGGGGTGATAGCATAGGCTACTCAGTAGAGTGATATCTCACTCTGAACTGAACTCTAACAAGACATACACCGTCTCGTATAAGATGTGTCTGACGAAGTGGCTCTCTCTTCGTCCGCCACGTACTTCTTTGGAACGTTTGGGAGGCGGGGTTCCTCCGCAGCTGATGAACGCTCAAGCGGCAGAATATCTTACACTTAGTCTGATTCAGAGTCCAGCCCTTTCGAAGCTGTGTCATCCTTGATGTAAGAATCATGTCATGGACCTGCTTGTCGAGGATTCCAAGGCTACCTGTGAATTAGCCAAACTACCACAGTACTGTACCAGGATTAAACATGGTTAAATTGCCAACGAATTATTTGCTACAtctatatactaaatagCCTATAGTTGTAAATCACATATCTTATATACAgagattattataatagaatatttataaatCTACTTAAGGAAATgaaaaatataataataataatataaaacaATAATCTAACTACtttaataatagttataatcgttaactttaattattattctgtagataatacttaaattCGATTAAGACATTTACAACAATTGCAACCCTATCCctccttataatattaatcCCTATCTATATATTGTCTAAACCGAAACCTCCGACGGCCAAGGCTAAGAACGCACTTAGCGGGATCTATAATTAGCATCTTCAATAATTCATAAAAGTGGATATCGGAAGCGGAGTATCGTGGACCGGACAAGTACTCCTTACCTTCGAGCTGCTGGTCCAGAAGGTTCAGGAACCTGCCGACAGTGACCTTCCGTATCATGCGAGTCTCGGCAATCGGTTGACAGTTACATCGATATTCAGGGCCGGTAGTTCATCCCAAAGTTTGACGTCCCTACGGTATGTGAGACACCGATTCTCCATATTCATGGTATCAATGCTTTGGACATCGAGGTCAAGCCAGCCGCGCTCAAGAACGAACAGGCGGACAACATAGGGGTTGAGGGCTTTTGCGTCGTAGAATTTCATGGTAAGTATACGATCCAAGTtttgaagaaggataaaCCTTAGGTTATAAAGCAGTAAGGTACCCTTTTGCTAAGCCTAAGCGACACGGGGTCATAGCTAAGTCCGTAGGACACGGAACATATACCCATGTCCACTGCGCCTATATTCTCACGTGACGTTTCAGTTTCTTCAAATTGTTCTCACCGATATATAACGAAACACCAAGAATCACAAAAGACAATTGCCAGCCATTATTCATTTTCTACCTCTTCTATGTCATATTCTATATACCCCAATTAAAGCACTTAGATTTCGTCTGCTATTGGTGCAGCCTAGAATACCTACCAATATGGCTTTAATGCGTTGTATGAACACCGCTACGTTTGAGCTCCATACCAGTACGCAAATTGACTTCAAAGAACGAGGCTACGCCATCCTATCCCACCGATGGGGATCAGAAGAGATTCTCTTTTCCCAAATCGGGAATTTTGCTCAGGAAATGAGGGACACCAAAGATCGACATGGCTTGCCACAACTCGATAAGATCCTAGGCGCTTGCATCACAGCTCGGAAGCAGGGTCTCCAGTGGATGTGGATTGACAACTGCTGTATCAATAAGTCCGATAGTAGTGAGCTATCTGAGTCCATCAATTCCATGTTCAAATGGTATCGTGACGCTGTGGTATGTTTGACATATCTCTCCGACGTGCGTAAGAACTCAGGCACTACGGTTGGCTCGCAAGTCTTCCGAAGTTTTGAGACTGGTGAGATGTCTTTGTGGTTCACGCGTGGATGGACATTGCAAGAGCTTCTCGCACCTGGCAAGTTACTCTTCTACGATACAGACTGGAACTATCTCGGGTCCAAGCGGGAGTTAGCGGAATCAATCGAGGACGTCACTGGTATTGCCGCACATTATCTTACCAGCGAAAAAGATTTCCGGACTGCCTGCATTGCCGCCAAGATGAGCTGGGCGGCACATCGCGAAACGACACGCGAGGAGGATATGGCTTACAGCCTGTTTGGTATTTTCAACCTTCACTTGCCCGTTCAGTATGGGGAAGGGAAAGGGGCCTTCTTGAGGCTTCAGGATGCTCTGATAGCCAAGAATGATGAATCGCTCTTCGCCTGGAAGATGCCCCTTGAAGGTCCAGGGGTTACGTACCAGATTATACCCGATACTATGGTAGACCTAGGCCCAGATGAATGGGGCCTTCTAGCTCCTTCGCCGAGATGGTACGAGCATTGTGGAAAGATGACGATACAGAACAAGAAGACGGTAATGAGGCAGCGAGGCGGGTTCACCAGAACGCCGCAGGGAATCAGCGGTCCAATATCCAAGCGGAATCATTATGTCACTGCAGTACTAACCGGGTTAACTGTCGTGGGAGCAATCCCTTTCCAGATATGGCTGGCTGTAAGACAGAGGACGACACTTAAATACACACTCAACTGTTGGGAGCCAAATGAGGCTGGCGCAATGAGGGCTGTGCGACTACATTTGCGACCCGTCAGGAGGGATCCCCCGATGTGGATCAGAACCGCTAGTCAAAGCTATGATTTGGTTAAAGAAGCAGCCTCTACTGATTATTCAGCGGTCGGGACGGTCTGGCAGCCTCAACTCTTTTGATGGTCGTGCTTTAGCGACTATATATATACCCGATTCCACGAGGTTAGAATAGACTCCCGGCTACGTGCATAATAAAAATCAACATATTCTTTCCTTATTTCAGGTACCGTACCATTATGCCTTTGTAATTACCAGTTCTAACTTTATTTTACGTCATAACAAAGAAATTTCAACACAATGAATTAGAGATCCGTATAAGCCAATGGACCTAATGCTGCAAGTCTTATACACATGCTCTGATCACGGCTCCTGTCAAGCAGAGCCAAAGAGGCTTATTAACACTGCTGCAGTATAGGCTTCTATCTAAACTACCGATTTATTCATACCATATCCCAGTTATAGGAGTATGAACACATGTTCCTTTATTAGATAACTAGGGCTGCCAGAAACGCAGGCGCCCAGAATGGCATCACCAGTAAAAAGTCGGGTTCTTGAAAGGCGCTAACACCGACACGCCATGCTGTCAGTCCAGTAGTCCTCACCTGCACTTCAATCACGTTTCAGCTCAAGTATAGGCTTTTAGCTCCACCATTCGACTCTTGTATCTCTGAGGGTATTAGTGCCGCAGTGGAATCCACCTCCATTTACGTGATGGGACATGAAATCGTCAACGAAATGTACCTTTATCCCCGCTTGCCCATACACGTCTCGCATCGCCTGCTCAAGGGTATCATGATCATCAACAATTGGACCCCAAGGCTTCGCAGTCAAGCCATCAGATCCGATGACAACACCGTTGATGGCAACCAGAAGGAAAGCAATTACTTGACTCCGTCCAGGAGCGGCCCTGTGCAGGCGCGGGGGAAGTCCATCGAGATTGGATGGCCAAGGATATGTGAAATTCTTGAAGAGAGCGGGGATTCGCAGAACTTCGTTGGGAGGCAATGGTACTTCTTCAAGCAGAAGCTCCAAGTTGTGGTCACCGTCCTTCTGTGCATACTTTTGCGTCTGCAAGAAATCGTCGTCAGACAGAAGCGCGTCGATGGTAAGGTTCTCAAGCCTAGAATCGTAGAAAGAAAAACCTTTTGGTTGGCGGAGATTGGGATAGCTAGTGAAGATGGAGCCATGACCACTGTGTTGTCCTTTTTGTAATTAATTTAACGGAACTTGGGTATCCGCAACAGCGATCGTCCATCCTAGGTCGTTCTGACAAGGCAAGGACTGGACAAATTCGTCAACATGTCCAACGGCCAACCAGCCAGTGTCTAGGATGAGGGGAGACTCGTAGATCTGAGCTTCTATAAGGCTCGTTATGGACTTGGCTGGAAGCTTGTCAAAGTGCTTCCCCACGATGATTCTGCCTTGAGTATACGACGTCCTGTTCTTCGATACGCACGGTGGGATAATCTCGATGTTGCCACCCGAGTTAATCTGCTCGTGTCCAAAACCAGGCTCCAGCGACGGTTGATGGCCTCCGACTCTATCACCTCTGGGAAGAAACCGTCCTACAGAGCAAGCTCTGACCACATAATTGGCCAGAGTTGCAACTGTCCCCTCTCTTCATGATGGCTGCTTACGAAAAATAATGATGGCCGGATTATCGGATAACCCATATGATGAGTAAATAACCTGTACTAATTACGATCTATAAATAAGACTTTTACTCCGTAGCAGTCTTTTAAATCcaatatatctttaaaatACCTAAAAACTCAGTATATGGTAAATTTCTGATAGTATAATTTATGTTTATATCTTCAatttaaatcttatatatgATCCCGTTAAGGAACTGCTTAAGGGAGTATATTTACACTATTGAATATACTGTATTTTAAAGCTAAATGTTCAAGACATACATTATGAGTGCTTAGAACCTGCTAAATCCCGATACATACTAAGAGAACGTAGCAGACTcttagtagtaattaaaaAGAACTATTTCTCCCATTGCGCCTAAAGTAAAGGAAGCTTTAGGTACCGAGTGCAAGACTAGTTATTGCCGACCTGAGTGTGATATCTGTTTGGGTAGTTATGAAGCTTACGTATGTGGCGTCAAATAGTATAAGCAGAATGAGTTTTGAATGCCACTTCATTCCAATGTCATCATAACCGTCCACCCCAGACTCAGAAGGGTAAAATTATGCTCCAATTCGCTTAAAACAATGTCCTTGAATGCCGCATTTATTCAGGGACGGACTATGCTTACCGCCCTTAATTCCGGTTGCGATTACCCAATAAACAACATACATGGTATATCCCTAAGTCGTCGTTTAACAGTTCGGACCTCTCACATTACGACCCCGACGACTTTCCAGGTAACGCCAGCATTCAGCTTTAGCTGCGTACGAAAGGtggaaaaaaaaaaggccCTATGGCTCGAATGCCAGCGATGCATTCGCTTCCGCCTGATGTCGCGGCTGAGAACAGAGGCCCTGCTATGATGGTAGTTATATATTCATTCACCGCCCTTCATCCCTCACTATCGTAGGCAGGGTCTTTTTCAAGATATAAGAAGCTCGGTCGCTTAGCCATCGATGACTACGTTATAATTCTGTCTCTTGTCGGTTCCCTGCTCTGTTCTCTACAATACAATCACCCCAACTCTAGCTACCGCGGGCGATAGAACAGGAAAAACTGCTGAAGGCTCGATAGGGGTTCGTATTCAACTACGTAGGCTGCTGAACGGCCGCCATGTTAGCCGGTAGCGGCCGCCACCAGGCGACTCTGACCGTCGCCGAGTTCGATCGTTCTGTATTCTTCCTAATGATTGGCCTGGCCCCAGGCGTGCTATCGCTTGCGCTACCCAAGTTTGCTGTCGTCAATCGACTCATCAAGGTGCTCTTCCCATCACCCCGGCGCGTCCGGTTGCTTTGGGGCCTCGAAATCGCAAACCTTGTCCGATATACTAATGTCATGAATCAATGAACGGCAGCATTTTCGGCCGTGGTCGACTTCTACCTTGCCATATACCCAGCGATAGTACTGTGGTCACTACACATGCATCTGAAAAAGAAACTGGCCCTTAGCATAGCCCTTGGCTTCGGTGCTTGGTTGGTACACTGTCGCGAGCTACTCCATGTTAAATCTCGACGCAAACTGATATCTTCTCTTAGTGCTGGCTGTGCTGCTATACGCAAGGACACGACAGTTCCAGGTATGGGAGACGGTAGAGATTATACTTGTGAGCTCGTACCCTCCACACAACAGCACGACATAGGCACCCCTTACTGACAAAGTCCTGCGTGGCTAGATGCTTCAGGGAGCCTTGTGATCTGGACAAGGTTTGTAGTCTCCCTGGTGCTATCTAGTATGTTACCATTGACCTATTCCCATGATCAGCAGTGTCGAAACAAACAGTGTCATAATCGCAGCCTGCATCCCGATGCTTCTGCCCTTCCTTAAACTATTATTTAAGAAACGTTTGTCCGCGCCCCGTCCATCGTCTTTGGGTCGAGTAAGTGATGCGAGGCCTGGAAGCAGGACGAGACATCTCAGCGGAACCAACAAGCCAGTCGAAATACAGAAGCGGAGAACAAGCGACGAGGTGGAAGAACGCGTGGAGGCCGTCCTGCTCCTCAAGGAACCAGGCCAAGATGAGGAAAGCGGCCAGAACCAGATGGCGGACAATATTCGTCAACGTAAGCTACAGCTTATGTAGCACGCTATTATTCAACCTAACTAGCATCGCACAATATACAAGTCAAAATATTACGGAGTCAAAGCGTACTTCGGATCATATATAGTTGCGAGAGCTATACGGTATCTTTATCTAAAATAATTTCCGAAGCCCGTCGGTATCCCCACGATATCATTCTGAACGGTGCACGGAAGACCGAGTTTAAATGAACGAAGAGGTATTATCCGTGAATGCCATGCCGAATACAACGGAAACGAGTGGGGGTCAATACCAAATTCGCAACTTAATCCTCCTTCCAAAATCGAAGGCTTTTAAGCCTTTCTTTACTGGAAATAAAGTGCTCAAGCCAGCCTTTTTTGCAAATTGTAGCTTCGCGCGCCCGGAAGCTAATTGGTTTTGCTTCGAGCCATCTCTTTTGGGCGCAGA
This genomic interval carries:
- a CDS encoding uncharacterized protein (uncharacterized conserved protein-domain containing protein), with translation MPLSHPYVVWKARPVEWNTSEARGGDLRSPHGTLSFADGNGRHKIEISVRSRDTIDQRLIFWTDKLTNEAQFGHRIIQALENIGGFSYHQNPPRLDFFRDGFLNIHAGTIHDTNVEGPNNDITDDLDAFFQADSADFERSTLFVWGELSATDPFTNRDWYSENGRSKDGGTVMQSPDGMWKYFFIAFAGRASETDNNGNPASGDATVMLHDFINASPPVTPTIPVTPGQASGVWIRSALVNPEVYVANTRDGVIVLKDAEGTEMHRVSYSSNVPSGRWIFVGPTRSSL
- a CDS encoding heterokaryon incompatibility protein-domain-containing protein — protein: MALMRCMNTATFELHTSTQIDFKERGYAILSHRWGSEEILFSQIGNFAQEMRDTKDRHGLPQLDKILGACITARKQGLQWMWIDNCCINKSDSSELSESINSMFKWYRDAVVCLTYLSDVRKNSGTTVGSQVFRSFETGEMSLWFTRGWTLQELLAPGKLLFYDTDWNYLGSKRELAESIEDVTGIAAHYLTSEKDFRTACIAAKMSWAAHRETTREEDMAYSLFGIFNLHLPVQYGEGKGAFLRLQDALIAKNDESLFAWKMPLEGPGVTYQIIPDTMVDLGPDEWGLLAPSPRWYEHCGKMTIQNKKTVMRQRGGFTRTPQGISGPISKRNHYVTAVLTGLTVVGAIPFQIWLAVRQRTTLKYTLNCWEPNEAGAMRAVRLHLRPVRRDPPMWIRTASQSYDLVKEAASTDYSAVGTVWQPQLF